The nucleotide window aaatatatacagaggataataataataataataatgttggtatttgttaagcgcttactatgtgccgagcactgttctaagcgctggggtagacacaggggaatcaggttgtcccacgtggggctcacagtcttaatccccattttccagatgagggaactgaggcaccgagaagttaagtgacttgcccaaagtcacacagctggcaagtggcagagccggggtttgaacccagcacagtgctgaggggaagggagacggggaggagcagagggaaaggggggggggtgtcgcTTGTCACTGAGTGCCTCCAAGTGTCGCGCTATGGGGTAGACGCCACATCAACGGATCCCAGCCGGCcccgggggtggaggagagaataataataataatgatgttggtatttgttaagcgcttactataataataataataataataatggtggtacttattaagcgtttactatgtgccaagcactgttctaaacgctgggagggatacaaggtcatcaggttgtcccccgtggggctgacagtcttcatccccctttgacagatgaggtgactgaggcccagagaagtgaagtgactcgcccaaagtcacacagctgacaagtggggggcgtcgggattagaacccacgacctctggctcccaagcccgggttctggccactgagccacgctgctaaccgctttttcctcattcattcattcattcattcattcactggtatttaggcagcgcttacggtgtgcagagcactggacgaagcggtTGGAAGAGGAAATTTCGGCAATAAATTGGACGGCCCGAGATTGGCGAGGGACGCCGCccccggcccaaggtcacacagcgcggggggagggagggaaggccgcagcattagaactcagagctCCCACCCGCTGGGGAAACTCCGACCTCGCCTCCCCCGCTCCCACGTCTTTCCCGGGATTAGGAatgtggaaaggggaaggaaaatcaTCATccgaaaaaagggggggggggcgggcggggagcccGGGGAAACTtttcatccccccccacccccaacggtgacccccacccccgtgtgtgagtgtgtgcgggCTGCTTTCCCCgcaccgagcccccccccccccgccctcctcctcctcctcctcctgctcctcctgctcctcctccctgggtCCGCGGCAGGAAAAGGCAAgcggacagacggacagacagacagacagggaaTCCTATTCCCGTCCGGGAGGAagccccggctcccctcctccccgctcctccccctccaccatccccccctccatcccccccaccattcccctccccctaccatccctcctccccccacccatcccctcctgccccctccatcccccccaccattcccctccccctgctacctccccaccccccctccatcacccccaccatcccccctccccctcccatctccccaccccccaccccccctccatccctcctcccccctccatctccccccaccatctcccctcccctctcatcccccttaccccccccaccatcccctcatcccccttcccctctcatcccccctccccctctcatccccctcccccttcctccctcccctccctccccccctcccccccaccccccccccccccgcctccagctGACCGCCCCGCCATTGGGAAGACGAATCGCTGGGACCAAAGTGGTTTTTCTTTTCCGGTGCCCCCGATCAggtgttttctctccttccccttccccatccccttcccctccccccggggctggggggttggaggcggggaaggggccggaggaCAGACGCCCACTACACcgtcaggcccccccccccccccagacacacacagacacacacagacagcagagtgtgtgtgtgggagggggctggggggacacccccccccccccaacaaaccGCTGTGCACTTTCCCCAGCGCCCGGCCGAGGGCGGCTGGAGGTGCACTGCCCCCCCCAGGAcctccccaaccctcagcccccgcCCAAAGAAGCCACAGattgcagcaaaaaaaaaaaaaaacaacccccccaaaaaggaccccccccccccaagcgggAGGCTCTGCCACCCAACCCTCGGGGTTGCCAGCGGGCAGTGcccatggagggaggagagagaccgccgcccccggcccgggcattGGCTGGGTAAGGGTCCAGCCGCCTtccagggagggtgggggtccggtcctggggtggggggtcggaATCGGACGCCCCTCTGTCCCTTTTCAGGCTGGACCACCCCCCTGCCTACCGGTGCCCACCCCAGAGGGGCATGAAGCGCGACGAAGGCAAGGTAAGAAGAAGTTTCCGATGCCCCGCCGACCCTCCCTGGACCTTTCCTTTAGGGCCACCGCTCTCTTCCCAACAACGGTCCTCCAGGCAACTCGGAATTTTAAGTAATTTTAAGGAATTTCTCGcctggggcgggtgggggtgTCTGTGTGGTATGTATGTCTGTGAAACcacggggtggaggaggagagggcacacAGCCGCACCTGCGGCTTTAATTGCCCCTCTCTACGGGCCaaggtgggtggggggcaaaatatatatatatatatatataataaaggTGTTGGTGGTGGTCGGCAGGACTGTGCCCTcggcctttttctcctcctcttccccctttttttttccctccccgctTTTTCCAGGAGACTTACAAACTCCCCCACAGATTGATAGAAAAGAAAAGACGAGACAGAATTAACGAGTGCATTGCTCAGCTCAAAGATTTACTGCCCGAACATCTAAAACTGACGGTAAGAGGgtgattatttattttttttcgaCGCCCCGGCAGTAGCGGGAAGGGGGAAACTCCGGGAGCTTTGGGGAAATGCAGGCCGGTagccggcgcttagcacagtgcttggcacctactaagtgcgcTGACAAacgccgtcgtcattattatgattattggacTGTTAAAGCTGGCTGGTGCTGTCTTTAAACGGTGCTCGGCTCAATAAATCCGCTTGAATTTTCTCCATTTATTGATCCAGTCGTATTTagggagcgtttactgggtgcagagcactggactaagcgcttggaatgtccacttgggcagacagagaccatccctgcccgacaacgggctcccagccgaaaaaggggggagacagcaaaacaagcagaaaggcaccaccaccatcaaaaaagataaatagaattatcgatataaaggcgtgtgtgtgtgtgtgtgtgtttacgtcTCCCCCTTAAAAGCACGAATCGTTTAGAATCTGCCTTGCGTCAACCGGgagcttaataatactaataataatgctaaataCTATTATCCCTCGCAAAGCGAGTTTGCCCAAGTTCCACTGATGCTCAGTGGAAACGGAATGGAGAGCCAGATGCGTTTTGTAGGTGACCGAGCGcctcttcctatttttttttttttattattcttcttattgtttCTTTCTTCTTTGGCTTCCCTGCAGACGTTGGGACATCTGGAAAAGGCAGTGGTTTTGGAATTAACTTTGAAACACCTAAAAGCTTTAACGGCCCTAACGGAGCAGCAGCATCAGAAGATCATTGCTTTACAGAATGGTAAGGcagtggcggggggagggatggtaataatagtagtgataataataataatgacggtatttaagttcttactacgtgtcaaataataataatggtatttgctcattattagaattattgtggtatttgttaagcgcttactatgtgcccggcagtgTATTGTTAAGCCGTTGCTATGTGCCCTAGCACTGTATTGTTAAGAGTTTGTTATGtgccccggcactgtactaagcgctggggtggatacaagcaaattggggtggacacagttcctgtcccacatggagctcacagtctaaataatacgcctacccccaccccctacacacacacacacacaaaccccccccacacacacaacacacatgcccacccatatacatacataataataataatattggtatttgttaagcgcttactatgtgcagagcactgttctaagcgctggggtagacacaggggaatcaggttgtcccacatgaggctcacaatcttcatccccattttacagatgaggtaactgaggcagagagaagttgtgacttgcccacagtcacacagctgacaaggggcagagctgggattcgaacccatgacctctgactcccaagcccgggctctttccactgagccacgctgcttctctaaatgcatacatacatatatcaatatatacataaatacatacatacatacataccaaCACACATAAATACTTATATTCATTCCCTGGGGTCAAACCGGCTGGCTCCGAGAAGTCCAGCGATtccgatctgattgtcttctTGCCGGCTGTCCGGTCAGTCCGCAACGTTTACCTTAGAGGTGCAGCTTTCTGGACAACTTCCAGATGCCCCATttcgcctccccacccccgttgCCCACGAGGGTCTCACTTTGCAGGCGCTGATTGTCTTTATTAAGGACCAGCCCGAGatccgccccgcccccttcccccggcctgaGCATCggacccagcgtttagtacagtgcctggcacatagtgagcacttagcacatgCCATTACCATGTTGGAAGCGGCGGTGTGTTTCTCGGGGGTTTTTTTTGGAAGCAGTAGgacctaggggcaagagcccgtgcttgggagtcagaggtcttgggttctaatcccggcaccaccaatttgtctgctgagtgacctcgggcaagtcatttcccttcctctgcgcctcagttcccccctctgtcaaatggagataaagactgtgagcctcctgtgggacaaggactgtgtcccatctcattaccttgtatctatcccagcgcttattataATGCTAAGAGACgtatgatggtatgtgttaagcgctatgtgccaagcactgttctaagcgctagggtagatacaagctaattagtttgtataattagatgcaaactaattagccccacgtggggctcccagtcttcatccccattttccagaggaggtagctgaggcccagagaattcattcattcattcagtcgtatttattgagcacttaactctgtgcagagcactgaactaagcactcagagagtacagccataaagagagacgatccctggcaGCACCGGGCTCCCATTCTagagagtttgggcaagtcacttcacagcgtggctcagtggaaagagcccgggctttggagtcagaggtcatgggttcgaatgccggatcagccgcttgtcagctgtgtgactgtgggcaagtcacttaacttctctgtgcctcagttacctcatctggaaaatggggattaagactgtgagccccacgtggggcaacctgattcccctgcgtctaccccagcgcttagaacagtgctctgcacatagtaagcgcttaacaaataccaacattattattattattattctctgagcctcggttacctcatctgtcaagtggggatgaagactgtgagtcccatgtgggacaacctgatgaccttgtaatctaccccagcgcttagaatagtgcttggcacatagcgcttaacaaataccaacattattattattcttagagaagCGAAGCAGCTTGTCCcggcccacacagcagacgagtggcggagctgggatttgaacccaggttttctgactccctggcctgcggCTCCTGccaccaagccactctgcttgGCCTCTagaagagcacttaacaaatacttagcagagtgcttggcacatagtaagtacttaaataccagtgctcagaacagtgcctggcacatagtaagcgcttaagaaataccagtgtttagaacagtacctggtacatagtaagtgcttaacaaataccagtgcccagaatagtgcttggcacatagtaagcgcttaagaaataccagcgcttagaacagtgcttggcacataataagctcttaacaaatcccagtgctcagaagagtgcctagcacatagtgagggcttaagaagcagcgtggctcagtggaaagagcacaggctttggagttagaggtcatgagttcaaatcccagctctgccacttgtcagctgtgtgactgtgggcaagtcacttcacttctctgtgcctcagttacctcatctgtaaaatggggattaagactgtgagccccacatgggacatcctgattcccttgtgtctacccagcgcttagaacagtgctcggcacgtagtaagcgcttaacaaataccaacattattattattattattattattaagaaatcccagtgcttagaggagtgcctggagcatagtaagtgcttaacaagtcccagcccttagaagagtgcttggcacataatagttgCTTAAGAAATCttagcgtttagaagagtgcctggagcataagtaagtgcttaagaaatcccagcgcttagaatagtgcttgacacgtagtaagtgcttaagaaaccccagcgcttagaacagtgactggagcatagtgagcgcttaagaaatagcgctgagaagagtgcctggcacatactgagctctTAAgaaatcccagcgtttagaagagtgcctggcacatcgtgagcgcttaagaaatcccaacgctcagaagagcgcttggcacatcataattgCTTAGGGAATCCCAGGGCTcagaagaatgcctggcacatagtgagagtttaaGAAATCCCCgcttttagaagagtgcctggagcatagtaggcgcttaagaaacccCAGGgcccagaagagtgcttggcatataataattgcttaagaaatcccagcgcttagaagagtgcctggcgcatagtaagcgcttaagaaatcccagccctgagaagagtgcttggcacataataattgttGAAGgaatcccagcgcttggaagagtgcctggcacatagtaagcgcttaagaaatcccagcgcttagaagagtgcctggcacatagtgagcgcttaagaaatcccagcgcttagaagagtgcctggcacatagtgagcgcttaagaaatcccagcgctgagaagagtgcttggcacatcataattgcttaagaaatcccagcgcgtagaagagtgcttggcacatatttagcgcttaataaatcccagcgcttagaagagtgcctggcacatagtgagcgcttaagaaatcccaacgctgagaagagtgcttggcacatcctaaTTGCTGAAGaaatcccagcgctgagaagagcgcctggcacattcattcattcaatagtctttattgagcgcttactatgtgcagagcactgtactaagcgcttggaatgaacaagtgggcaacagatagagacagtccctgccgtttgtcgggcttacagtctaatcgaataataataataataataacgttggtatttgtgaagcgcttactatgtgccgagcactgttctaagcgctgggggagacacgggggaatcaggttgtcccacgtggggctcacagtcttcatccccattttacagctgggggtcactgaggcccagagaagtgaagtgacttgcccacagtcgcacagctgacaagagcgcttaagaaatcccagcgCCGAGaagggcgcctggcacatagtgagcgcttaggcaATCCCAGGGCTGAGAAGAGGGTCGGGCAACGTGGCGGGAGGGAAAGGGACACGTGTGCtgctgctggggggcggggggtggtgccTTTTGGGGTGCCAGGGGGGCGGTGCGTGATGGACCCTggaccctgccccctgcccttgccccctgcccttgccccctgccccctgcccttgccccctgcccttgccccctgcccttgccccctgccccctgcccttgccccctgccccctgccccctgccccctgccccctgccccctgccccctgtccctgccccctgcccttgccccctgccccctagatgttcttcccctcgactgccatcgttattgccatcgttccggtctgtccatctcccccgattcgaccgtaagcccgtcgttgggcagggcctgtctctatctgttgccgatttgtacattccaagcgcctagtccggcgctctgcacctagtaagcgctccataaatactactgaatgaacgaaggaatgaatgcccCCTTGCAGACGCCGCTCCGGACGGGGACCAGCGGTTCCGCGGGCACCGAGGGCACCGCGggcgtcccgccccgccccccaactgCGTGCCCGTCATCCGGCGACCCCGGGCATCGCCCGACACCGACACCGACAGCGGCTACGGGggggacccccaccccatcccccaccccacccccaagccccccgtgaagcgggagccccccggggacgcccccgcccccaagAGGTCCCGGCTGCAGGTGGGGACCCCCGGGTCGCCCCCGGGGCTGCCCCCCGGGTCGCCCCCGGGGCTGCCCCCCGGGTCGCCCCCCGGGTTGCCCCCCGGGCTGCTGGGCTCCCTGCTGGCCTTGGGCGGACCCCCGCCCGCGCCCTTCTGCCTGCCCTTCTACTTCTTCTCGCCCTCCGCCGCCTACGTGCAGCCCCTGCTCGACAAAGCCGGCCTCGACAGGTACCTGTTCCCGGCCGGGGGtctcgggggtcccgggggtcccgggggtcccgggggtcccggcccgcTGCCGCTGCTCTACCCAGgactggccgccgccgccgccgccgccgccgccgccgccgccgccaccgcagccttcccctgcctctcctccgtCCTGGCGCCCCCGCCGGACGGGGACGGAACTGCAACCGCCACCCCAACCGCAGCCGCCTTCCCCGGGCTGGCGGCCTCTCCGGACGGGGGAGGAACCGCCACCGCAGCCGCTTTCCCCCGTCTCGCCCCCGGGCTGGCGCCCTCTCCGGACAGGGGCGGAACtgcccccgctcccgccgccccctTCCGCAGCGTCTCCTCCGTCCTGGCGCCCCCGCCGGACGGGGACGGAACTGCAACCGCCACCCCAACCGCCGCCGCCTTCCCCGGCCTCGCCTCCGTGCTGGCGCCCTCTGCGGACAGGGCGGGGACTAcaaccgcccccgccgcccctttCGCCCGCCTCGCCTCCGTGCTGGCGCCCTCTCCGGACAGGGCGGGGACTAcaaccgcccccgccgcccctttCCCCGACCTCGCCTCCAGGCTGGCGCCCTCTGCGGACAGGGCGGGGACTAcaaccgcccccgccgcccctttCCCCGGCCTCGCCTCCGTGCTGGCGCCCTCTGCGGACAGGGCGGGAATTGCTGCAGCCGCCACCGCCGctttccccagcctctcctcGATCCTCGCGCCCTCTCCGGACAGGGACGGAACCGCAGCCGCCGCCACCGCGGCCTTCCCCAGCCTCGCCTCCGTGCTAGCGACCTCTCCGGGCAGGGCGGGAACCGCCACCGCAGCCTTCCCCAACCTCGCCTCCGTACTGGCGCCCTCTCCGGACAGGGCGGGAACTGCAGCCGCCGccttccccagcctctcctccgtACTAGCGCCCTCTGCGGACAGGGCC belongs to Ornithorhynchus anatinus isolate Pmale09 chromosome 2, mOrnAna1.pri.v4, whole genome shotgun sequence and includes:
- the BHLHE41 gene encoding class E basic helix-loop-helix protein 41 isoform X1, producing the protein MEGGERPPPPARALAGLDHPPAYRCPPQRGMKRDEGKETYKLPHRLIEKKRRDRINECIAQLKDLLPEHLKLTTLGHLEKAVVLELTLKHLKALTALTEQQHQKIIALQNDAAPDGDQRFRGHRGHRGRPAPPPNCVPVIRRPRASPDTDTDSGYGGDPHPIPHPTPKPPVKREPPGDAPAPKRSRLQVGTPGSPPGLPPGSPPGLPPGSPPGLPPGLLGSLLALGGPPPAPFCLPFYFFSPSAAYVQPLLDKAGLDRYLFPAGGLGGPGGPGGPGGPGPLPLLYPGLAAAAAAAAAAAAATAAFPCLSSVLAPPPDGDGTATATPTAAAFPGLAASPDGGGTATAAAFPRLAPGLAPSPDRGGTAPAPAAPFRSVSSVLAPPPDGDGTATATPTAAAFPGLASVLAPSADRAGTTTAPAAPFARLASVLAPSPDRAGTTTAPAAPFPDLASRLAPSADRAGTTTAPAAPFPGLASVLAPSADRAGIAAAATAAFPSLSSILAPSPDRDGTAAAATAAFPSLASVLATSPGRAGTATAAFPNLASVLAPSPDRAGTAAAAFPSLSSVLAPSADRAGSAAVAVFPCRASVLAPPPDRAGTAAAAAFPSLSVVLAPPPDRAGTAASASPTSSSSSFSSSSFSSSSSSSSSSSSSSSSSSPTPHLSFPASTLRELGATPEPERPLVEDLRARPARRHTP
- the BHLHE41 gene encoding class E basic helix-loop-helix protein 41 isoform X2 codes for the protein MPRRPSLDLSFRATALFPTTVLQATRNFKLIEKKRRDRINECIAQLKDLLPEHLKLTTLGHLEKAVVLELTLKHLKALTALTEQQHQKIIALQNDAAPDGDQRFRGHRGHRGRPAPPPNCVPVIRRPRASPDTDTDSGYGGDPHPIPHPTPKPPVKREPPGDAPAPKRSRLQVGTPGSPPGLPPGSPPGLPPGSPPGLPPGLLGSLLALGGPPPAPFCLPFYFFSPSAAYVQPLLDKAGLDRYLFPAGGLGGPGGPGGPGGPGPLPLLYPGLAAAAAAAAAAAAATAAFPCLSSVLAPPPDGDGTATATPTAAAFPGLAASPDGGGTATAAAFPRLAPGLAPSPDRGGTAPAPAAPFRSVSSVLAPPPDGDGTATATPTAAAFPGLASVLAPSADRAGTTTAPAAPFARLASVLAPSPDRAGTTTAPAAPFPDLASRLAPSADRAGTTTAPAAPFPGLASVLAPSADRAGIAAAATAAFPSLSSILAPSPDRDGTAAAATAAFPSLASVLATSPGRAGTATAAFPNLASVLAPSPDRAGTAAAAFPSLSSVLAPSADRAGSAAVAVFPCRASVLAPPPDRAGTAAAAAFPSLSVVLAPPPDRAGTAASASPTSSSSSFSSSSFSSSSSSSSSSSSSSSSSSPTPHLSFPASTLRELGATPEPERPLVEDLRARPARRHTP